AAATAAAACAGGGAAAGTAAGTCGGAAGTTATTAGAGATGGGAGAGATGACACCATGAGTCGTGAAATGTTAAAAGAAGCAGTTTTAAGCATTATGAGAGAAAAAATGGAACTGAAAAATGTAACGCATTTAGAAGAAACGATGCATTTAAATCAAGATTTATATATAGATTCGGTAATGATGTTACAGCTCATAGTATACATAGAAATGGATTTAAAGTTATGCGTTCCAGAGGATGAGATAGACCCAAAGGCGTTTCTTACTGTAGGATCTTTGCTCGATTTTATGGAAGATTTGCAGCCGTTACACGAAGTAAATGTGAATAACTAACCTTTAGGAAAGTGGATGAGAGTATGACTTCAATTAAAGTTCACTGTTTAGTGAGTTGTTTTTGTGAAATTATAAAAAGGCGTAGCGATATAGATTACCGTCCATTTTATTTCGGATTATGGGATGGAGATTTTGATATAACAGAAGGCGGGATTATTTCTTATCATTCCGAAAACATTAACCATGATAACTACTTGCTCTGGTATGAAAAATTGTATGGTATTAAAGTGAACGAATGGTACGATCATTCAAAAGATAAGAGTATCAATGTAGAAACATTTTTAGAATTAGTAGAAAATAAACCGGAAAATCGTTACGTAATTGTAATGGTTGATATGTCTTTATTGCCTGAGAGAGAAAATAAATTTCATCAAAAACCGTTTCCGCATTACTTAATGATATCGAAGACAGAGAAAGAAGACGAATGGTTCATGCTTGATCCTGATTTTCGCTGGGAAGGGAATATGGAAAGAGAAGAAGTGCTCCATTCTGTTAAAGGCAACCCATTTGGTGGAGGCTATTTCATTGATATAGAAGGAATTCAGGAGCCAACACAAGAGATGGTAGAAAGTTATTTCATGGAGACATTCAAAAAGGATGATAATGAGCTAACTATGGAATTAAAAAAATTAATAATAAAAATGGTAAATGAAGAGGATGGGTATTCACTTTCCGGGCTTGTAGCGGCAGTAAAGCAAATACCCGTATTAGCAATACGTAAATATAGCTATGAACATGCCTTTGCATACTTCCGTGAAACTTTACAATATTCGGAGCAAGAATTTGATTATTGGTGTGATCGAGTGGAAGAGATTGTACAAGGATTTACAAATGTACAGTACCGTGCTATTAAAATGGCAATGACAAAAAATAAAGATATGTTATTAGCGATTGTTGGAAAACTTGATGAAATGAATACAATTGAACTGCAGATTAAGAATGAATTAGAAAAACAGTTTCTGTCATGGAAAGATATGAAAAACAAATCAGTCTGTTTTAACTAATATAAGTTCATTGAATTTAAGATAAGGGAGTTCAAACCTATGAAATATTCGCTATGTACAATTTCATTTCGCCATCAATTAATTTCATTTACTGATATTGTTCAATTTGCATATGAAAACGGTTTTAAAGGAATTGAGTTGTGGGGGACTCATGCACAAAATTTATATATACAAGAGCGTGAAACGACAGAACGAGAAATA
This genomic interval from Bacillus cereus contains the following:
- the asbD gene encoding petrobactin biosynthesis protein AsbD, with amino-acid sequence MSREMLKEAVLSIMREKMELKNVTHLEETMHLNQDLYIDSVMMLQLIVYIEMDLKLCVPEDEIDPKAFLTVGSLLDFMEDLQPLHEVNVNN
- a CDS encoding DUF6005 family protein, which encodes MTSIKVHCLVSCFCEIIKRRSDIDYRPFYFGLWDGDFDITEGGIISYHSENINHDNYLLWYEKLYGIKVNEWYDHSKDKSINVETFLELVENKPENRYVIVMVDMSLLPERENKFHQKPFPHYLMISKTEKEDEWFMLDPDFRWEGNMEREEVLHSVKGNPFGGGYFIDIEGIQEPTQEMVESYFMETFKKDDNELTMELKKLIIKMVNEEDGYSLSGLVAAVKQIPVLAIRKYSYEHAFAYFRETLQYSEQEFDYWCDRVEEIVQGFTNVQYRAIKMAMTKNKDMLLAIVGKLDEMNTIELQIKNELEKQFLSWKDMKNKSVCFN